The Candidatus Binatia bacterium DNA segment CCGAGCCTGTATCCCGTTAAGACGTCCTCCGAGTTGCCGTTAGCGGTGAGCATGATCACGGGAATCGAACACGTTTCAGAAGACCCTTTGATTCTGCTCAGCACTTCCAAACCGTCCATGTGCGGCAGCATCACGTCGAGGATGACGAGATCCGGCCTTTGCGTGTCGATCAGCTCGAGCGCATCTTCCCCGCTGTAAGCGCAGCGGACGCGGTAGCCCAGGCTTTCCAATGTCTCGCGCAAAATCCAGGCGATCGTGCGGCTGTCATCGACGATCATGACGGTCTTCTTTTCCATGGCTTTCGAGCCCTCCCTTTGCCGGGAAGACGAAGCATGATCGATGCCAAGGAGAATACAGTGGAAAAGAGACGGAAAATGGACGACAGGAGTGGAACCGAGGACCAGCGCGCGGCAAAAGCGTCCCCGCCCGGCAAAAGGTTCCCGGCACGCGCCGGCGAACCGTCGAAAAGTTGATGGACGGCCGCGAGCTTCGTTGGTTCGCGCCGTATCGAATCCAGCGAGCCGTCGCCGCAGCCCGCAGCGGTCTACGACTCATTGCCGCCGTCACGGACCGACAAGATCGCCGAGGATGTCGCGCAGCTCGACGACGGCCGGATAGATCTGGCCCTGCGCCGGGCAGTTCGTGATAAAGTCGTTCTGGTCGGGCGCGCCGGAGGCGGCCAGTATGAGGCCGCTCAGGCTTAAGGCGGTTCCAAGAAATGCTTTGGCGCTTTCAACGATTCGCGATAAAGCCTTCAAGTCGTTGTCAAGTAAAAATTTATAGAACCCGTATAAGCTGGTTAGGCGGCATGCAATAAAGACCGAGGAAGGAGGAAAGAAGGGCCGGTTTCGGAGCCAAGATTTTCCTAGCTGGGAATTGGTCTCCCGTGGGTTGCCGATTTATCTCTCCCGAGCACGCGCTGAACGTGGCGGATTAGTTCCCTTGGCAGGAAAGGCTTGGTGATGTAGTACTCGGCCCCTAATTTGTACGCTTCCAAAACATCCTCCTCCTTATCATTGACCGTGAGCATGATCACCGGAATCGAAGAGGTTTTGGAAGATCCCTTGATTTTCCCGAGCACTTCCATGCCGCTCATCTGCGGCATCATGACATCGAGGATGATGAGGTCGGGAGTTTGCCGCTCAAGATGGTCAAGCGCCCCTTCTCCGCCGTAAACGCATTGGACGGCGTAGCCGTTGCTTTTCAAAACCTCCCGCACGATTGACACAATCGTTGGATTGTCGTCGACAACCAAGATGTTCTTTTTATCCATGGCCTCTCAGCCTTCACCCAGTGAAAACCGGCGCCGCGGTGGCTTGGGGTCGCCGCGCTTCCCCACAACAGACTAGCACGATCGATGCCAAATGTTTCGGGAAAGATTTGTTTCGCGGCACGCTCAGGAGCCCATCAATAAATTGACGAACGCCCTAAGAAAGAGAGGACAGGAAGGGCCGACTAAGGGCTCCCTAAGATCTACCTGTCAGGTCGCGGTAGAAATCGACCATGATGTTGAAAATCTCCGGGCTGAAGCCGGTCAGGAAAACCGAAGGCAGGACGATCAGAAGCCGGGTGAAGAACCGGGAAAGACTCACGCACAGTTTATGGGCCCGAGTCTCGGCCCTCGACTGGAACTCAAAACTCAGAACCCGAAACCAGATATGTTGCAAACTGAGCTGGCGTTTTTTCACGAGCGGTAAAACCTACGGATCGAGAACCTTTGAATTCCTGATTTCGTCGAAGCGACAATTCGACGGCTGGAGCCGTTCAAAAGTTTAAAAGCACGGCGGCGCCGACAAGCAATACACTGATCGTCACCAGAGCCGGCCTCAGCGACTGCGTCAGGAGCAAAAATTCCGTCCGCTTTGCAGTCCGGCCGACGGCGATCTCTTTCTCTTCCTTCCTTACCTTCCGCGAGACAGGAATGAAAAAATGGCCGTCGTCGGAGAGCATTCCATACTTTAGATTCATAGCTCCCTGTTCCCTCGATTTACGCCTGCCGCCGGACGAGCTGCAGCGGCCGCGGGGAAAGATAGCCTCTTAAAGCCTGCCGCGCCTTCGGCACGGCAGAAAGCCCCTCGCGGCAGACGGCCAGACCTTCCTCGAGCTTGTGCATGAGCAACCGGTCCCGTTCGAGTACGGCCTTGATCAGTTCTCTGATCCCGGCGCGCTCGCCCTCTTGAGCGCTTTCCAGCGATCCGGCGGCTTCGAGGCGAGCAAAGGCGCTTTGCCGCATGCAGCTGTAGCCTTCCAGCGCTTCGGCGCCGAGCTCGGGCAAGGCCAGAAGTTTTTCCGTCTCTTGAAGCAGAGCGGTGAGCTCTTGCAGGAAGGGAAGGTCCATCACAACACCCCTTCCTGGCGCGCTTGGACGACCGCCACCTGCCATCCTTCGAGCAGGTTCTCGAGCAGGCCGATGACATCCTCGAGCGGCTTGGCATCGTTGCCGACGTGGGCCTGCATGAGCTGATCGAGCATGAAGCGGTAAAGGTCCTCCAGGTTGCGCGACAGATCGCCGCCTACGTCGTGATTCAGGCTAGTGATAAACTCGCTGATGATCGCGTGCGTCTTGGAAACGTACGTTCCTTTTCCTGCCAGGTCGCCTTCTTGCAGCCGCTCGATCGCCTTCTTTAGAAAATCGATCGCGCCCTGATAAAGCATCAGCAGCACGGTTCCCTTGTCTGCGGTGTAATATTGATTGCGCTTGTAGACTTCGACTTGGGATTGGTAAGCCGGGTTCATGAGAGAAAAGACCTCCGTTAAGTAATTTGCGGTAGACTGGCAAGCTGTTTGGTGAGATAGTCCTGTTGCGCCTTGAGCTTGGCCACCAGGGCCTCGAGCACGGAAAAGCGGCGGACCAAGGCCTGGGCGAACTGGTCCAGGCGATCCTCTTTCTCGGCAATATTATCTTCAATATCGTTAATACTGTCCTGAGTCCCTTT contains these protein-coding regions:
- a CDS encoding response regulator, whose amino-acid sequence is MDKKNILVVDDNPTIVSIVREVLKSNGYAVQCVYGGEGALDHLERQTPDLIILDVMMPQMSGMEVLGKIKGSSKTSSIPVIMLTVNDKEEDVLEAYKLGAEYYITKPFLPRELIRHVQRVLGRDKSATHGRPIPS
- a CDS encoding response regulator, giving the protein MEKKTVMIVDDSRTIAWILRETLESLGYRVRCAYSGEDALELIDTQRPDLVILDVMLPHMDGLEVLSRIKGSSETCSIPVIMLTANGNSEDVLTGYRLGADYYIIKPFKQSELIHGIQLVLGREKQPTAA
- the fliS gene encoding flagellar export chaperone FliS, whose amino-acid sequence is MNPAYQSQVEVYKRNQYYTADKGTVLLMLYQGAIDFLKKAIERLQEGDLAGKGTYVSKTHAIISEFITSLNHDVGGDLSRNLEDLYRFMLDQLMQAHVGNDAKPLEDVIGLLENLLEGWQVAVVQARQEGVL